The Syngnathus typhle isolate RoL2023-S1 ecotype Sweden linkage group LG11, RoL_Styp_1.0, whole genome shotgun sequence genome contains a region encoding:
- the LOC133162184 gene encoding rho-related GTP-binding protein RhoA-D — protein MAAIRKKLVIVGDGACGKTCLLIVFSKDQFPEVYVPTVFENYIADIEVDGKQVELALWDTAGQEDYDRLRPLSYPDTDVILMCFSIDSPDSLENIPEKWTPEVKHFCPNVPIILVGNKKDLRNDEHTRRELAKMKQEPVKTEEGRDMANRINAFGYLECSAKTKDGVRDVFEMATRAALQVRKRKKRSGCVLL, from the exons ATGGCGGCCATTCGGAAAAAGCTGGTGATCGTCGGCGATGGCGCTTGCGGAAAAACCTGCCTGCTGATCGTTTTCAGCAAAGACCAGTTTCCTGAAGTCTACGTGCCGACGGTGTTTGAGAACTATATCGCTGATATCGAAGTGGATGGCAAACAG GTGGAATTAGCATTGTGGGATACAGCGGGCCAAGAGGACTACGACAGGTTGAGGCCTCTCTCCTACCCAGACACTGACGTCATCCTAATGTGCTTTTCCATCGATAGCCCTGACAGTTTAG AAAACATTCCGGAGAAGTGGACGCCTGAAGTGAAACACTTCTGTCCCAATGTTCCCATCATCCTCGTGGGGAACAAGAAGGATCTGAGGAACGACGAGCACACGCGGAGAGAGCTGGCCAAGATGAAGCAG GAGCCGGTCAAGACTGAGGAAGGCCGCGATATGGCCAACAGGATCAACGCCTTTGGCTACCTGGAGTGCTCTGCCAAGACCAAGGACGGTGTGAGGGATGTGTTTGAGATGGCCACCAGGGCGGCGTTGCAAGTTCGCAAGCGCAAGAAGAGAAGCGGCTGCGTGCTCTTGTGA
- the ppm1j gene encoding protein phosphatase 1H — translation MPTMISKVKSAMSTLVGGMMPHGHHHGHQHHHHHHHNHHGGGGGSGGAESGGADGLPPRFPYGRPDFLELTPELLQYSTEHASRPVLTLKRGSRLPWHTGYAEVINAGKSMLNEDQASCEKVYVRKSSGKQRNSTLMEDNGDGPGIPLYFWGVFDGHAGSGAAIMASKLLHRLIRDRLGEIFHLLTGGAPPPICLAKNGSPYQAEVKKGAAQESEEPDAVSDSAVRYHMEKVVSLESLVMGVIETAFKQMDDLIEKEKASYAISGGCCALAAIHLMGKLYVANAGDSRAIIIRNKEIVPMTNEFTPESERQRLQYLGFLRPELLGNEFTHIEFPRRIQHCELGKTMLYRDHTMSGWAYKTIVEEDLKFPLIYGEGKKARVMATIGVTRGLGDHDLKVYSSNIYIKPFLSCVPEVQVYNFDDNKHGPDDVLVMGTDGLWDVTTDREVADAVSAYLASCDPSDPTRYTLAAQDLLMRSRGVLKERGWRLPNDRLGSGDDITVFVVPLAGYEAET, via the exons ATGCCGACGATGATCAGCAAAGTGAAAAGCGCCATGTCCACGCTGGTGGGAGGGATGATGCCCCACGGCCACCATCACGGCCACcaacaccatcatcatcatcatcacaaccATCACGGTGGAGGTGGAGGCAGCGGCGGCGCGGAATCCGGGGGAGCTGACGGCCTGCCGCCGCGCTTCCCCTACGGCCGGCCAGATTTCTTGGAGCTCACCCCGGAGCTGCTGCAGTACTCCACCGAGCACGCATCGCGGCCGGTGCTGACGCTCAAGCGAGGCAGCAGGCTCCCCTGGCACACCGGATACGCCGA GGTGATCAATGCCGGCAAGAGCATGCTGAACGAGGACCAGGCCTCCTGTGAGAAGGTGTATGTGAGAAAGTCCAGCGGCAAACAGCGCAACTCCACTCTGATGGAGGACAACGGG GATGGCCCAGGGATTCCCCTTTACTTCTGGGGCGTCTTTGATGGACACGCCGGTTCCGGTGCCGCCATCATGGCCTCCAAGTTGCTCCACCGCCTCATCCGGGACCGGCTGGGCGAGATCTTCCACTTGCTGACGGGGGGAGCGCCGCCGCCCATTTGCTTAGCCAAGAACGGCAGCCCCTACCAGGCCGAAGTCAAGAAGGGGGCAGCGCAGGAGTCGGAGGAGCCTGACGCCGTCAGCGATTCGGCGGTGCGCTACCACATGGAGAAGGTCGTCAGCCTGGAGAGCCTGGTGATGGGTGTCATTGAGACTGCCTTCAAGCAGATG GACGACCTGATCGAAAAGGAGAAAGCGTCCTACGCTATTTCTGGTGGCTGTTGCGCCTTAGCTGCCATACATCTAATGGGCAAACTCTATGTGGCCAATGCTGGAGATAGCAG GGCTATAATAATCCGGAATAAGGAAATTGTTCCCATGACCAACGAGTTTACACCAGAGTCCGAGAGACAACGGCTACAGTATTTG GGTTTCCTGAGGCCTGAGCTCCTGGGCAACGAGTTCACTCACATTGAGTTCCCACGCAGGATCCAGCACTGCGAGCTGGGCAAGACGATGCTATACAGAGACCACACCATGAGTGGCTG GGCATACAAGACAATCGTTGAAGAGGATCTGAAATTTCCGCTCATATATGGAGAAGGTAAAAAG GCACGGGTCATGGCAACTATCGGAGTGACTCGCGGGTTGGGGGATCACGACCTGAAGGTGTATAGCTCCAACATTTATATCAAGCCGTTCCTCTCGTGCGTCCCTGAG GTGCAGGTCTACAACTTTGATGACAACAAACACGGCCCGGACGACGTCCTTGTCATGGGCACGGATGGACTGTGGGACGTAACCACGGACAGGGAGGTGGCAGACGCCGTCTCGGCCTACCTGGCGTCTTGCGATCCTTCTGATCCCACGAG GTACACACTGGCAGCGCAGGACCTGCTGATGCGCTCCAGAGGAGTTCTGAAGGAGCGCGGCTGGCGGCTTCCCAACGACAGGCTGGGCTCGGGCGACGACATCACCGTGTTTGTTGTCCCGCTGGCGGGATATGAGGCAGAGACATGA